The genomic segment GGAGCCATTATTGAAGCATTGTCAAATGCAATGTTCCGTGTGGAGTTAGAAAATGGACACATTGTAATTGCTCATATTTCTGGAAAAATGCGTATGCATTACATCAAATTATTACCTGGTGATAAAGTGAAACTAGAAATGAGTCCTTACGATTTGTCAAAAGCAAGAATTACTTATAGATATTAAAAGATATTTCAACAATGAAAGTAAGAGCATCAGTGAAAAAGAGAAGTGCCGAGTGCATTATCGTTCGTAGAAAAGGAAGATTATACGTAATCAACAAAAAGAATCCTAGATTTAAACAAAGACAAGGATAATTATGGCAAGAATAGCAGGGGTAGATATCCCAAAAAACAAGAGAGGTGTTATAGCACTAACCTATATCTTTGGATTAGGAAAAAGTAGAGCAATTGAGATTTTAGAAAAAGCTCAAGTTAGCCAAGATAAAAAAGTTCAAGATTGGAATGACGACGAGATCGGAGCAATTCGTGAAGCCGTTTCAGCTTTCAAAATTGAAGGAGAATTACGTTCTGAGGTTTCTTTGAACATCAAACGTTTAATGGATATTGGTTGTTATAGAGGTATCCGTCATAGATCTGGTCTTCCATTAAGAGGACAAAGAACTAAAAACAACTCTAGAACAAGAAAAGGTAAAAGAAAAACTGTTGCTAACAAGAAAAAAGCAACTAAATAATAAGTAATATGGCTAAAGCAACTGCAAAAAAACGTAAAGTTATCGTTGAATCAACGGGAGAAGCTCATATTTCTGCTACTTTTAACAACATCATCATTTCTTTGACTAACAAAAAAGGTGAAGTTATTTCTTGGTCTTCAGCTGGTAAGATGGGTTTCAGAGGTTCTAAAAAGAATACTCCGTACGCAGCACAAATGGCAGCAGAAGATTGTACTAAAGTAGCTCTAGAAGCTGGACTTAAAAAAGTAAAAGTGTATGTTAAAGGACCTGGAAACGGACGTGAGTCTGCTATCCGTTCTTTACATAACGGTGGGATTGAGGTTACTGAAATCATTGATGTAACTCCAATGCCTCATAATGGATGTCGTCCTCCTAAAAGACGTAGAGTTTAATACTCAAAAATTAATTATAGTATAACTAGATAGGTTATAGATTATCGAAGGATATGACCTGAATTCATAATCTCTATCTTAAACAATTTAAAATGGCAAGATATACTGGTCCAAGTACAAGAATCGCACGTAAATTCGGCGAGGCAATTTTCGGAGACGATAAAGCTTTCGAAAGAAGAAATTACCCACCTGGTCAACACGGGATGGCTAAAAAAAGAGGAAAAAAATCTGAATATGCTGTCCAGTTGATGGAAAAGCAAAAAGCTAAATATTCTTATGGAATTTTAGAAAAACAATTCAGAAATTTATTCGAAAAAGCATCAGCTACTAAAGGTGTTACTGGTGAAGTTTTATTACAATTGTGTGAAGCAAGATTAGACAATGTTGTTTTTAGAATGGGTATTGCTCCTTCTAGAAGAGGTGCTCGTCAAATCGTTTCTCACAGACACATCACTGTAAATGGTGAAGTGGTTAATATTCCTTCTTACCACCTTAAGCCTGGTGATATAGTTGCAGTTCGTGAAAAATCTAAATCATTAGAGGCTATCGAACGTTCTTTATCTAATTCAAGTCATGTTTATGAGTGGATTACATGGAATAACGATCTTAAGCAAGGAACTTTTGTTTCTGTACCTGCAAGATTGCAAATTCCAGAAAACATTAAAGAACAATTAATCGTAGAGTTGTACAACAAATAATAATTGACTTAGTCGAAATTTATGGCAATATTTAATTTTCAGAAGCCCGATAAAGTTATCATGATCGATTCAACCGATTTTGAAGGTAAATTTGAATTTAGACCTTTAGAACCTGGTTACGGATTGACTGTTGGTAATGCACTTAGAAGAGTTTTGCTTTCAGCATTGGAAGGTTATGCAATCACATCGGTTCGCATCGAAGGTGTAGATCATGAGTTTTCTACTATTTCAGGAGTTGTTGAAGACGTTACCGAAATTATCCTTAATCTTAAACAAGTACGTTTCAAACGTCAAATTGAAGATATCGATAATGAATCTGTTACTATTTCAGTTTCTGGTAAAGAGCAATTAACAGCTGGTGATTTTCAAAAATTTATTTCAGGTTTTCAAGTTCTGAATCCAGAACTTGTAATTTGTAACATTGATAGTAAAGTCAAACTGAATTTCGATTTAACAATTGAAAAAGGTAGAGGATATGTTCCTGCTGAAGAGAACAAAAAACAAAATGCTGCAATTGGAACCATTTTTACAGATTCAATTTTTACTCCGGTAAAAAATGTAAAATATGCTATTGAAAACTTCCGTGTAGAGCAAAAAACAGATTATGAAAAATTAGTTTTTGAAATTAAAACTGATGGTTCTATTAATCCTAAAGATGCACTTACTGAAGCGGCTAAAGTTTTAATTCACCATTTCATGTTGTTCTCAGACGAAAGAATCACTCTTGAGGCTGACGAAATAGCACA from the Flavobacterium ammonificans genome contains:
- the rpsM gene encoding 30S ribosomal protein S13, giving the protein MARIAGVDIPKNKRGVIALTYIFGLGKSRAIEILEKAQVSQDKKVQDWNDDEIGAIREAVSAFKIEGELRSEVSLNIKRLMDIGCYRGIRHRSGLPLRGQRTKNNSRTRKGKRKTVANKKKATK
- a CDS encoding DNA-directed RNA polymerase subunit alpha; its protein translation is MAIFNFQKPDKVIMIDSTDFEGKFEFRPLEPGYGLTVGNALRRVLLSALEGYAITSVRIEGVDHEFSTISGVVEDVTEIILNLKQVRFKRQIEDIDNESVTISVSGKEQLTAGDFQKFISGFQVLNPELVICNIDSKVKLNFDLTIEKGRGYVPAEENKKQNAAIGTIFTDSIFTPVKNVKYAIENFRVEQKTDYEKLVFEIKTDGSINPKDALTEAAKVLIHHFMLFSDERITLEADEIAQTESYDEESLHMRQLLKTKLVDMDLSVRALNCLKAAEVDTLGDLVSFNKNDLMKFRNFGKKSLTELDELVAVKNLTFGMDLAKYKLDKE
- the ykgO gene encoding type B 50S ribosomal protein L36, whose protein sequence is MKVRASVKKRSAECIIVRRKGRLYVINKKNPRFKQRQG
- the rpsD gene encoding 30S ribosomal protein S4; this encodes MARYTGPSTRIARKFGEAIFGDDKAFERRNYPPGQHGMAKKRGKKSEYAVQLMEKQKAKYSYGILEKQFRNLFEKASATKGVTGEVLLQLCEARLDNVVFRMGIAPSRRGARQIVSHRHITVNGEVVNIPSYHLKPGDIVAVREKSKSLEAIERSLSNSSHVYEWITWNNDLKQGTFVSVPARLQIPENIKEQLIVELYNK
- the rpsK gene encoding 30S ribosomal protein S11; this encodes MAKATAKKRKVIVESTGEAHISATFNNIIISLTNKKGEVISWSSAGKMGFRGSKKNTPYAAQMAAEDCTKVALEAGLKKVKVYVKGPGNGRESAIRSLHNGGIEVTEIIDVTPMPHNGCRPPKRRRV
- the infA gene encoding translation initiation factor IF-1, coding for MAKQSAIEQDGAIIEALSNAMFRVELENGHIVIAHISGKMRMHYIKLLPGDKVKLEMSPYDLSKARITYRY